CTGGCGCTTTTGACTGGAGCCAGATATAAAGAGCTGGGCAGTGAGGCCGATCGTCTCCGACCAGGTCTTGCAGACATCAAAAATTTGTCCAGCTAGTTCTGTATTTGGTGCTAAAATCAGCAATTGTTGGGCTTTTTTGGGCGTCAAGGCCAGCAAACTAGGCCAGAGATAGGCCAGGGTCTTACCGGTGCCTGTTGGGCTGATAGCCAGCAGGGACTGTCCATTTTTGATAGGCTCGAAAGCCTGGGTTTGAACCGGAGTGAAGTCTTCAAATCCGGCCTGTGTCAGCTGGTCCAGCCAGCTAGTTGGGAAGTTAGTTTTCATATCGTATCCGCCTTAAAGGTGATTCCTGCGTCCTTGCGCATGGTGTAAAGAGTTTGGTGGACGGCCTGGGCCACATCCAGCCACTGGTCCGCCAGTTCATGGTTTTGCTCCCTGATGACCCGAGCAAAGTTGACCGCCTCCTCCAGCATGGGGTGCGGAGCTACTTGGACAGGCAGGGCAATTTGGCTACCATCGTGTTTTTTGAAAATAGCAGAGCTGATCCGTTGGCAACCATCCAGGACCAAGGTACCATCCGCTGTATAGATTTCGCTTGGCAGGTCACTGGTCACATTTTTTCCAGCCTGAACGGTCACGAAGAAGTCATCATAAATGAGTTGTCCACTACCGTTCAAATCCAAGCTGGACGGCAATTGCTGGGCTGTGTAGCGAGCAGACTTGGGAGTGCCAATCAAGCCGATAGCCGCATAGAGAGTATAGACACCCAAATCCATGAGGGCCCCACCTGAAAAATCTGTCGAGAAGATATTGGGTGTCTGGTCAGCCAGCAACTCAGGCATTTTTGATGAATACTTGGCATAGCCAAAGTAGCCACCCAAAATAGTCTGATCAGCCAGGAAGTCACGAATAATGGCAAATGCCTCTTCCTGGTAATTACGGGCCGCTTCAAAGAGAAAGATACCTTTTTCCTTGGCTATTTGTCTCAGCGTAGCCAATTCATCAGGCCGTGATACCATGGTTTTTTCGACAATGGCATGTTTACCAGCCTCTAGCACGGCCTTGGCCTGTTCAAAATGAAGGGAATTGGGACTGGCGATATAAACCAGGTCCAAGTTCGATGCCAGAAACTCTTGCATACCTGTGTATAAAATTACATTTTCATAAGGAGCAGAAAAATTTCTGGCGGTCTCGATATTTCTAGACAGGACGGCGCTTAGTTGATAGGCTTGACTTTTTTGAGCCGCTTTAATAAATTCATGAGAAATGGATGAAGTTCCAATAATTCCAAATTTAAGCATAAAATCTCATTTCTTTATGTGTTATTCTTTTCATTATAGCACGTTTCGTGTTAAAATAGTATTGATAAGAGAAGGAGTTGATATGACACAGAAACCGATTATTATTGGCGTAACAGGTGGATCGGGCGGCGGCAAGACCAGTGTGTCTCGCGCGATCTTGGATAATTTTCCTGATGCACGAATTTCAATGATTGAACATGATTCTTACTATAAGAATCAATCTCACCTGACATTTGAAGAACGTATCTTAACCAATTACGACCATCCACTGGCTTTTGACACAGATCTCATGATTTATCATATAGGAGAACTGTTAGCAGGTCGAGCAGTGGACATTCCGATTTATGACTATACCCAACACACTCGTTCTGACAAAACCTATCGTCAAGACCCTCAAGATGTCTTTATTGTAGAAGGAATCTTGGTGCTAGAGGATCAGCGTCTTCGCGATTTGATGGATATTAAAATTTTTGTGGATACAGACGATGACATTCGCATTATTCGTCGGATCAAGAGAGACATGTTAGAACGCGGGCGGAGTTTGGATAGTATTATTGATCAATACACCTCGGTAGTGAAACCTATGTATCACCAATTTATCGAGCCAACCAAACGTTATGCCGACATTGTCATCCCTGAGGGGGTTTCCAATGTCGTGGCTATTGACTTGATAAATACCAAGGTGGAGAGTATTTTGAGAGAGCGTGGTTAAGATGCCGAAGCAGAGAGTGTTGCCCAATATCATTTTAGGGATTATGGCTTCCAGTGATAGTATGGTAACAGGAAAACAAATAACAGAGTTCGTCCAGCGTGATTTGGGAGAATTTTGGCAAGTAGCCCATAGTCAAGTCTATCCAGAGTTGAAGCGGATGACCAGCGACCAATGGATTACCTGTCATCCAGTACCTGGTAACGATAAGGAAAAGCAGTATGCGATGACCGAAGAGGGAATGAAAATCTTAGATGAGTGGTTGTCTGTCCCAAATGAAGACACACCACAGCAGAAAGATATTTTCTCCTTGAAATTGTTCTTCATTCGCAACCGCAATGATAAACGGATTCCAGTTTTATTGGAAGGCCAGATTGAGCTGGTTGACAAGCATTTGCGCCATCTAGAAGATCGGAAAAATCACCTGTTTTCTGATAAGGAAGCGATTCGCGAGAATTTCGGAAGATACTTGATTCTAAATCGAGCAATTGCTCGAAATCGTGCCCAACTGAATTGGTTGCAGGATACTTTAGACGATATCTAAAAGACGGTTCAGATTTTCTGAATCGTTTTTTTCTTGTCTCTATCAGGATAGTATGGTAAAGTTGAAGTAGTAATGCTCTGTGAAAATCATCTTCGATGTCAATCCAACTCGATGAATAAGAGCTTGGGCAGGATTGACCGTCGGCCAGATTGAATTTTATTGAGCGAAAGTAGAAAGAGAAAAAAATGGACAGTAAACAAGTTGTGGCCATGCTGTTGTTAGTGTGGAACCTGGTGGTCTTTCTGACTTACGGTATGGACAAGGGCAAGGCCAGAAAGGGTGCCTATCGGATTTCTGAAAAGACTCTGCTCTGGATGTCTTACCTGGGCGGTGGTCTAGGTGCCTGGGCAGGTGGCAATCGTTTCCGTCACAAGACCCAAAAATGGTATTTTAAATTGGCTTGGACAGTTGGGGTCCTGATTGACCTGGCTATCCTCTTGTGGGTGATGAAGTAGGCGCAAGCCTTTTTCTTTTTTACTTGGAACTATAAATGTTCCTCATTCTGTGCTATAATAATTCTATGAAAAATCAAGAAAAAATCGCACAGTATCAACTCTTGCTGGCTCAATTGGAAGCTCTCCTCGACGGAGAAACCAATGCGCTAGCTAATTTGTCCAATGCCTCGGCTCTGCTCAATCAAGCTTTGCCTCAATCTGTCTTTACAGGTTTTTACTTGTATGATGGGCAGGAATTGATTTTGGGGCCATTTCAGGGTGGCGTATCCTGCGTTCACATTGCCCTTGGAAAGGGTGTCTGTGGGGAATCGGCAGAGAAACGTCAGACCATTATCGTAGACGATGTCCGGACCCACACTAACTACATCTCCTGCGATGCGGCAGCCATGTCCGAAATCGTGGTGCCTATGGTGAAAAACAGTCAGCTCTTGGGCGTTTTGGACTTGGATTCCAGACTTGTTGCGGATTATGATGCCATTGACCAAGAATACCTTGAGAAATTTGTCGCCCTCCTATTGGACAAGACAAATTGGAATTTTGCTATGTTTGGAGAAAAGCGCTAATGTATCAAGCCTTATATCGGAAATACCGGAGCCAGACCTTTGAGGAAATGGTTGGGCAGGAAGTTGTGGCGACCACGCTTAAGCAGGCCATCGAACAGGAAAAAATCAGCCATGCCTACCTTTTCTCAGGCCCTCGGGGAACAGGAAAAACCTCTGCTGCTAAAATTTTTGCCAAGGCCATGAACTGTCCCAACCAAGTCAATGGCGAGCCTTGCAATGACTGCTATATCTGTCGGGCTATTACCGAAGGAAGTCTGGAGGATGTGATTGAGATTGACGCGGCATCCAATAATGGTGTCGATGAAATTCGTGATATTCGGGACAAATCGACCTACGCACCTAGCCTTGCGACCTATAAGGTCTATATCATCGACGAGGTGCACATGCTGTCGACAGGGGCCTTTAATGCCCTCTTGAAAACCTTGGAAGAACCGACTGAAAATGTGGTCTTTATCCTTGCAACGACGGAGTTGCACAAAATTCCAGCGACCATTTTGTCTCGGGTTCAACGGTTTGAATTTAAGTCTATCAAGGTGACCGACATTCAGCGGCATCTGGCGGAAATTTTGACCAAGGAAGGTCTTGCCTTTGACAGCCAAGCTCTGACTGTCATTGCCCGTCGGGCAGAAGGTGGGATGCGGGATGCCCTGTCAATCCTCGATCAGGCTCTCAGTCTCAGTCCCAATCAAGAAATCACCCTGGCTATCGCTGAGGAAATCACAGGCTCTATCAGTTTGAAGGCGCTAGATGATTATGTGACCAGCCTTCGTCAAGCAAATAGCCTAGAGGCCCTCAGTCACTTACAGACCTTGTTCGACCAAGGCAAGAGCATGAGCCGGTTTGCGACGGACTTGCTCCATTATCTGCGGGACATGCTCGTGGTTCAGACCGGTGGCGAGGATACGCACTTAACCGTAGGTTTTACGGAAAATTTGGCCCTGCCTCAAGCGCGGATTTTTGCCATGATTGAGCAGGTGACTAAGGGCTTGAGCGACATTAAGACCAGTCCCCAGCCCAAGATTTACGCCGAGATGATGACCATTCGCTTGGCTGAGGATGGTTCATCTTTTTGGAAAATGGCAGAGCTACCAGACGATTTGGCCCAGCAATTGACCAAGCTCCAGCAGCAGGTGGCAGATTTGCAGCAACAATTGGCTAATTTATCTAGTCAGCCTGTCCAAGTCAAGCCGGTTTCCCGCAAGCCACAGGCACCTAAGAAATACAAATTAGACACCAGTAAGGTTCATGCTATTTTGCAAGAGGCCATGGAAAATCCAGCTCAGGCGCGTGAAAATTTGACCCGCCTACAAAATGCTTGGGGCGAGATTATCGAGAGCTTGTCCGGTGCAGACCGTGCCTTGCTAGTCGGTTCACAGCCGGTTGCGGCCAATGAAAATCACGCAATTTTAGCCTTTGAGTCCCCGCTTAATGCTGAACAAACCATGAAACGGGACAATCTCAATACCATGTTTGGCAATATTCTCAGCAAGGCTGCCGGATTTTCACCGCAAATCTTGGCCATCGCCCACGAAGATTGGTTGTCCATTCGGGCGGAATTTTCAGCCAAGGCCAAAGGAGCCAAGGTGCAAACTGTTGAGAAAGAAGAAAGCCCAGTGCCAGAGGAATTTGGATTCTTGGCAGACACAGTGGAAATTGTGGAGGATTAGAACTCCTCTGCTATATAAAAAAATCAATCAAGGCAGTCTTTCATTTTGTTGCCGTGATTGATTTTTGTTTCTTCTTACGATTTGGTTTTTATAAGTTTATCGTTTTCCATGATAAAGGGCTGAGCAGTTTCTTGGCTGTAGTCCACGGCATACTTGTCTAGCAAGTAAGAGTAGACAGCCTCCTTGTTCTTGAATTTCTAGGCTTGGAAGGAAAGTATTTCGACGAAAAGGGCGCCTTCTTCATCTTCAACCATGACACCCACGTGACCGATGAAGAGGTTATTGCCGTCCAAATCATCGTGCATAACGACGGATACCATTTTGGCCTTATCTGAAAATGAAATGGTGGATAGATGTTCTTACATTTTTTGGGCATGAACCGTGACATCTTTTGTTGCCTAGGTTGGAATAGCGCTATAAAAATTGGTTGACATCCTCTTCTGGCAAGGTTGCTTCAAGCCGTTTTTTTGACATCGGTTAGACTGGACTTATCCACCAGATTGGATACTTGTGGCTCAGACGATAGAATGGTTTGGCATCCAGCCAAGATTAGAAAACTTGTAAGCATAAGTGCAAGAATTTTTTTACATTGCTTTCCTGCCTGAAAACTTCTTCTAGCATAGTTCATTTGGCTATTTTTAGCAAGACAGATATTAAAAATTCAATGTCTGGCTGTGCAAATTGGAGATTTTTGACATGAAAGATGTTTGTGACACAAAAATCAGCCATTGGCTGAATTTTTTGCTATAATCTATTGTATGAGACTATCACATTTTCTATTTTTAGCATTGACTACGATTTTAGCGACTTATTTTATGAATGCCTCGATTTTGGCTGGGGATTTTTTGATTGCGGGCATCTATGCCTTTATCGTCATCCGCAACCTTCATTTTGCCTATAAGGTTACGCAATTCATACGCCTCTTTAATGGTCCGTCCAAGAAGAAAGGCTGATTTCTCCGCTAGAAATCATTTTGGCCTTGCCATTGTCCAGTTGAATGACCAGGTTTCCAGTATCGGTAACGGCGATGGCTGTGCCCTTGAAAGTCACATTATTTTCGACAAAGCTCACTTGTTGGCCTACGACAAGTGATTTTTCTTTATAGAGGGCAATCAATTCCCGTTCATCTGTGTGGAAGAAGGCCTGCCAGATGGCTGTGATGAGTTGATTGCGGGTAAAGGGGGGGTGGTCCTCAAAGAGATTTCCTGCTGTTTCTTTCAACTCTTTTGGAAAATCATCAATATGCACATTGATGCCAACGCCGATGATGACGTCTGTAATGGTCTGACTTTCCATGGAAGAAATGGCTTCGGTCAGGATGCCAGCGACTTTTTTCTTGCCCAGATAAATATCATTAACCCACTTGATTTGCACGTCCAAGTCGCTCAATTCTTGGATAGCTTTCACAACCGCGGCTGCCACCAAGATGGTGTAGGGCTTGAATTCCAAGAAGGGAACATTGGGCGATAGTCTGAGAGACATATAGATGCCACCGGATTTTGAGGTGTAAAATGGGCGCCCGAACCGACCCTTGGCCTTGTTTTGATAGGGAGCCAGATAGAGGGCAGGGCTGGGGTGACCGTTTTCGATACCTTGTTTGGCGTCCAATTGGGTAGAGTCGCTATCGGCCTTGATGTAGACAGGAATCTGCAAGGTCTCAGCAATCACATCCGGCAAGAGCAAATCGCCTTCCACCAGCTTGTAACCTCGATTGCGGGCAGCCTCGATGGTCAATCCATGCATTTCCAGCTGGCGGATA
The sequence above is a segment of the Streptococcus suis genome. Coding sequences within it:
- a CDS encoding Gfo/Idh/MocA family oxidoreductase; the protein is MLKFGIIGTSSISHEFIKAAQKSQAYQLSAVLSRNIETARNFSAPYENVILYTGMQEFLASNLDLVYIASPNSLHFEQAKAVLEAGKHAIVEKTMVSRPDELATLRQIAKEKGIFLFEAARNYQEEAFAIIRDFLADQTILGGYFGYAKYSSKMPELLADQTPNIFSTDFSGGALMDLGVYTLYAAIGLIGTPKSARYTAQQLPSSLDLNGSGQLIYDDFFVTVQAGKNVTSDLPSEIYTADGTLVLDGCQRISSAIFKKHDGSQIALPVQVAPHPMLEEAVNFARVIREQNHELADQWLDVAQAVHQTLYTMRKDAGITFKADTI
- the udk gene encoding uridine kinase; the protein is MTQKPIIIGVTGGSGGGKTSVSRAILDNFPDARISMIEHDSYYKNQSHLTFEERILTNYDHPLAFDTDLMIYHIGELLAGRAVDIPIYDYTQHTRSDKTYRQDPQDVFIVEGILVLEDQRLRDLMDIKIFVDTDDDIRIIRRIKRDMLERGRSLDSIIDQYTSVVKPMYHQFIEPTKRYADIVIPEGVSNVVAIDLINTKVESILRERG
- a CDS encoding PadR family transcriptional regulator yields the protein MPKQRVLPNIILGIMASSDSMVTGKQITEFVQRDLGEFWQVAHSQVYPELKRMTSDQWITCHPVPGNDKEKQYAMTEEGMKILDEWLSVPNEDTPQQKDIFSLKLFFIRNRNDKRIPVLLEGQIELVDKHLRHLEDRKNHLFSDKEAIRENFGRYLILNRAIARNRAQLNWLQDTLDDI
- a CDS encoding DUF1294 domain-containing protein, encoding MDSKQVVAMLLLVWNLVVFLTYGMDKGKARKGAYRISEKTLLWMSYLGGGLGAWAGGNRFRHKTQKWYFKLAWTVGVLIDLAILLWVMK
- a CDS encoding GAF domain-containing protein → MKNQEKIAQYQLLLAQLEALLDGETNALANLSNASALLNQALPQSVFTGFYLYDGQELILGPFQGGVSCVHIALGKGVCGESAEKRQTIIVDDVRTHTNYISCDAAAMSEIVVPMVKNSQLLGVLDLDSRLVADYDAIDQEYLEKFVALLLDKTNWNFAMFGEKR
- the dnaX gene encoding DNA polymerase III subunit gamma/tau; amino-acid sequence: MYQALYRKYRSQTFEEMVGQEVVATTLKQAIEQEKISHAYLFSGPRGTGKTSAAKIFAKAMNCPNQVNGEPCNDCYICRAITEGSLEDVIEIDAASNNGVDEIRDIRDKSTYAPSLATYKVYIIDEVHMLSTGAFNALLKTLEEPTENVVFILATTELHKIPATILSRVQRFEFKSIKVTDIQRHLAEILTKEGLAFDSQALTVIARRAEGGMRDALSILDQALSLSPNQEITLAIAEEITGSISLKALDDYVTSLRQANSLEALSHLQTLFDQGKSMSRFATDLLHYLRDMLVVQTGGEDTHLTVGFTENLALPQARIFAMIEQVTKGLSDIKTSPQPKIYAEMMTIRLAEDGSSFWKMAELPDDLAQQLTKLQQQVADLQQQLANLSSQPVQVKPVSRKPQAPKKYKLDTSKVHAILQEAMENPAQARENLTRLQNAWGEIIESLSGADRALLVGSQPVAANENHAILAFESPLNAEQTMKRDNLNTMFGNILSKAAGFSPQILAIAHEDWLSIRAEFSAKAKGAKVQTVEKEESPVPEEFGFLADTVEIVED
- a CDS encoding DUF3272 domain-containing protein, with the translated sequence MRLSHFLFLALTTILATYFMNASILAGDFLIAGIYAFIVIRNLHFAYKVTQFIRLFNGPSKKKG
- the birA gene encoding bifunctional biotin--[acetyl-CoA-carboxylase] ligase/biotin operon repressor BirA, coding for MKTYQKIYLLLVERQDYISGEEIAQELGVSRTSVWKAIRQLEMHGLTIEAARNRGYKLVEGDLLLPDVIAETLQIPVYIKADSDSTQLDAKQGIENGHPSPALYLAPYQNKAKGRFGRPFYTSKSGGIYMSLRLSPNVPFLEFKPYTILVAAAVVKAIQELSDLDVQIKWVNDIYLGKKKVAGILTEAISSMESQTITDVIIGVGINVHIDDFPKELKETAGNLFEDHPPFTRNQLITAIWQAFFHTDERELIALYKEKSLVVGQQVSFVENNVTFKGTAIAVTDTGNLVIQLDNGKAKMISSGEISLSSWTDH